Part of the Maridesulfovibrio sp. genome, TTTCTTTACTACAACTACATCGGCATCAAACTTCATGGTGCCCACTACATCAAGCATTTCATGGGCCCCATTCCGGCTCTTGCTCCCTTGATGTTCATCATCGAAGTGGTTTCCCACATCTCGCGTCCGCTTTCGCTTACTCTGCGTCTGTTCGGTAACATCCGCGGTGAGGAAATCGTTCTCGTACTTCTGTTCCTGCTTGCTCCTGTAGTTTCCACCCTGCCCATGTACTTCCTGTTCATGCTGGCAAAGGTTATCCAGGCTTTCATTTTCTTCATGCTTACCATGATTTATCTGAAAGGTTCTCTGGAAGAAGCTCACTAGGATTCAGGCAAACTTAATTTTGGGGAAATGGTCTAACGACCTGTTAAATAAACTTATATTTTGGAGGATTTTACAATGCGTAAAGCTCTGCTTATCGTTCTGAACACCATGGCTCTGGTTCTCGCTGCTGGTGCAGCATTCGCTTCCGGCGTAGCTCCTGAAGTTGCTTCCGCAACCGCTACTGCTACCGCTATCGGTATGGCTATTGCTGCTGCTGGTTGTGGTATCGGTCAGGGCCTCGGTCTGAAAGCTGCTTGTGAAGGTACTGCACGTAACCCCGAAGCTGGTGGTAAAATCACTGTTACTCTGATTCTTGGTCTGGCATTCGTTGAATCCCTCGCCATTTACGCTCTCGTTGTTAACCTGATCCTTCTCTTCGCTAACCCCCTCATCGGTTAGTTTTAAGGATTTGGAAATATTTAAAGGAGGTCTTCGGACCTCCTTTTTTTTCCGCAAATATTGTTAATTTTTTCACATATTTTGATGCCAGTATCGGGGTTTTACAGGCATCTAGGCTATAATCCCTTGCATAAATTAATAATATGCACGCAAAGGGTAGCCGAAACCAAGGGTTTTAGTGTATATAAATCTAATGGAAGGTGGCGGAAAAGGTTGCGTTCGTATCTACTCTCCAGTAGGGAAATTATCGAACTTGCGAGGGAAGGTAGTGGTCTTCCGGACCTCAAAACCTAATACTACCAGCCGAGACTTTTCGTGCAAGTGCATTTGTCATGGAAAATAGGAAACTAAAGTGAAAACCCAGAATATCCCCAAAGCGACCATTAAAAGGCTCGCTGTTTACATACAGGTATTAACAGGACTCAAAAGGGACGGAGTAGAGGTCATTTCCTCTGAAAAGCTTGCCCGGGCCTGTTCGGTCAATCCTTCCCAGATTCGTAAGGATCTTGCATACTTCGGTGAGTTCGGTGTGCGTGGGGTCGGATACTATGTGCATGAACTCATTTCTTCAATCAAGCAGTCTCTCGGTGTAGACCGAGTCTGGGGTTGCGCTCTTGTCGGAGTCGGTAACCTTGGACGAGCACTGTTGCGCCATAAGGAATTCGCCCTTCGCGGATTCTCTATTCGTGCTGCATTTGACTGCGATCCATACAAAATCGGGGAAGTTGTTTCCGGCCTTGAGGTTGTCTGCACCCGCCAGTTTAAGGCGCGAGTGGAAGAGCTTGGCTTGGAGATCGGTATTATCACCACACCGCCGGAAAGGGCGCAGCGTGCTGCGAACTACCTTGTTGATGGAGGCATTAAAGGAATTGTAAACTTCGCACAGGCGAGAATTGATGTTCCTAAAAATGTTCCGGTTGAATACGTTGACTTCACCCACCATTTTTATTCTGTTGCTTTCAATATCAGCTCAATGGAATAAAAATTTACGCAAATTGGTAAGAAATGAATCCCCTGCGGCCTTGGGTCGCAGGGGATTTTTTGTTCTATTCAACAGCGTATTGCTTTTTGATGTTGTGCTTTTTAAGCAAGGCATAAAGTCTGGAAACTGAAATGCCGGATATCTTGGCTGCTTCGGCCATGTTGGCCTTGCTAATAAGTATCAGTTGCTCAAGGTAAATTTTTTCAGCATTGATAATTACCTCGTCCCGATATTCCTTGAAAGACTGTAGCTTGTTAGCATCCGGGATATTGACCGCTGGCATGGGGATGTCAGTGTTCCGGTCCTGAGGTTTACGGGATTTATTGCCTTTGATAAGGGTTAAGCTGTTTTTCGCTTCATGCTTTGGCTGCACTGAAGCTTGAGCCGCTGACACGCGTAAGCGGACAGGCAGATGGATGGGCAGAAATTCCCCGGCTCCGGGATTTGAAGTGAAAACCTGTTCCAGCACATTAAAGAGTTCACGAACATTTCCCGGCCATGGATATGATTTCAAGGCATCAAGGAATTCGTTAGAGATGGCAATGGGAGGTGCGTTGAATTCAACTGCCAGCTTGTTCAAATAGTAGCGGGAAAGCTTATTTATATCATCTCCACGTTGCCTTAATGGCGGAAGCTCAATTGTGAAAGCCTGTAATCTATAGAGCAGATCCTCTCTGAACCGCCCGCTCTGGACCAAAGCATCAAGGTCCCGGTTTGTTGCCGCTACCAGTCTGAAATCACTCTGTTTTTCTTCATTGCCGCCAACAGGACGATAGGTCCGTTCCTGCAATACTCGCAGAAATGATTTTTGCAGGGAGAGAGGGAGTTCACCAACTTCGTCTAGGAAAAGAGTGCCGCCGTCAGCCTTGGCTATTAATCCTTCCTGACTTTTGTCGGCGCTGGTAAAAGCACCCCGCTCATGTCCGAAAAGAATCGATTCAACAAGGTTCTCAGGGATTGAAGCACAGTCGACAATGATGAAAGGTCCGGTTCGGCGCATGCTGTTGTCATGGACAGCCCGGGCAAAGAGTTCCTTGCCTGTGCCGGTTTCTCCAAGAAGCAAGACACCTACATGGCTTTCCGCAGCTTTGGCAGCCTGTCCCAGGCAACGCACAATGGAGTCTGAGCGGCCGACAATATTATGGTGTCCCAGTTTGGGGCTGGAAGATTGTTTCTCAGTGCGATACTGGAAAACTCTCTTCATATGCAGCATGTATTCTTCCCGACTTGCCGGCTTGGCTATATAGTCCCAAGCGCCGGAATTAATGGCCAGCTCAGCTCCCTTGGAATCACCTTGCCCGGTGATGATGATCACCTCAGGCATGTTGCCCAGCTGTTGCAGTTCCGGCAGGGCATCAAGTCCGTTTCCATCAGGAAGAATTACATCAAGAAATACGACATCAAAGCGTTCTTCTCGCGCAAGGGCCATGCCTTCCTTCAGGGTCAGGGCTTTTTCTCCGTCATGTCCGACAGCTTCAGCTATGGCGATCAGCAATTCCCCGATAAATGGGTCATCATCAATAATTAAGACATTGGCCATCAGTAGTTCCGATTGATTTGCAGTTGAGGTATAATGTTAATAATTGGCCTGTGTTTAGAAGCATATGAGCATACGTTCTCCTGCATATCAACCATTTTTAAAAAAACGTTGACTATTTATTGCGGCAGTAATAATTGACTAGTCAACAGTTGACTAGTCAATTGTTGACAAATCAACAAAGCAGGGAAAAATGATAAAAAAACATGCTTCATTCGGATACATGAACGGGCAGATGGGACGGTTGCATAAGGCTATTCTAGCCGAGAAACTAAAATCCGTCGGAATTACATACGGGCAAATCGGTTTTATTATGCAGTCCTTACGCTATCCGGGAAGATCTCAGGATGAATTATCAATGATTCTCAGTGTTGATAAAGCTGCAACTGCAAGGGCGGTCGCCAATTTAATTAAGATGGGATTACTTTACAGAGAAGAGAATCCTGAAAATAGACGTCAGAAACTGGTTTACCCGACTGAGAAGGCAAAAGCCATAAAAGAAGACCTGCATAAAGAGTTGATGGCAGCGAATAAAATTATGATCTCCGGGCTTTCAGGAGAAGAGGCCGAAAAGTTGATGGAATTAATGGGTAAAGTAATTGATACAAGCCGGGATCATTTGGGTATGCCCCGTGTCTGGGATTATTTGTAGCAATATTTCGGGAGAATATAATGGATGATGCAAAGAAAAAAGCAGTCATATTTACGGTGGCGGTGACCCAGTTCACCATGCCGTTTATGTTTTCGGCTGTAGGAATAACCCTTCCGGTTATGGGGCGGGAATTCGGGGCCAGCGGCCTTGATCTCAGTCTTGTGGAATCTGTATATATCGGCAGTGTCGCTGCATTGTTGCTTCCGTTTGGACGGTTGGCCGATATGCATGGCAGGCAGCCCATGTTCAGGCTTGGAGTTTTGCTGTTTGCAATATTTACGTTGTTGATCGGATTTGCCCGGAACATTGAAACAGTGATCTGTTTGCGTATGATTCAGGGTATGGTCGGTGGTATGGGTATAGCCACCAATATGGCGCTGCTGACCAATTCCGTGCCGAAAGAAGAGCGTGGCAAGGCTATGGGACTGGCTGTAGCTGCTGTATATGTAGGTCTTTCTGCCGGACCTTATGTGGGTGGTCTTGTGACATCTCATTTGGGCTGGCGCTGGATTTATTATCTCAGCATGATTCCGCTTGGCATTTCATATTATGTTGCGCACCGTAATTTGAATGGAAAGTTTCGGCCTTCGGATGAGAAGTTTGATTATCCCGGAAGCTTTGTTGTAGCCCTTTCTGTTGCAGCTATTGTTTTCGGCGGAACAAGTCTCGGTGCCGGATGGTTTGGGCCGGTAGCATTGATAGCAGGTTTGCTTGGCGTTGCGCTCTTTATCTATATGCAGAATAGAGCAGAATCTCCGCTGGTGGAATTAACCTTGTTTAAGGAAAGGCGTGATTTTTCCGATGCCGCACTGGTGCAGTTTATCAACTATGCCGGGACATTCGGGATTGTCTTTTTGTTTAGTCTTTACATGCAGTCCGTAAAAGGTTTCAGCCCCCATGACGCAGGATTGGTGCTGGTTATCCAGCCGATTGTGCAGGCCCTACTTTCACCTCTTTGCGGCAGGCTGGCGGATAAATTTTCACCGCGTTTCTTGGCTTTGCTTGGTATGCTGGCCTGTACAGCCGGGACTATCATGGGAGCGATGGTTACTGCCCAGACAAGCCTTCCCTATCTCTATACCATGTTTGTGGTTCTAGGCATCGGTTTTGCCCTGTTCTCATCACCGAATATGATCATTCTTATGAGTAGCGTGCCTCCTTCCCGCTATGGCTTTGCATCTGCAATTTCGGGTGGGCTGAGGACAATCGGTATGGTCTTCAGCATGGTTATTATTGCCATTTTCCTTTCCACCATTATGGGCAAGGCTCCGGTAAGCCCCGAGTATGCTGCTGAGTACCTGACAGTTATGCGATTTTCGCTTTCCAGTTTGTCGGTTCTTTGCGGGATAGCTGTCCTGATTTCCATTCGTTCTGTGCTGAAAAGGCAAAGAGTTGCCAAGAACGGCCTTTGTGTGCAATCTGCCGGGAACAGCAAGGAGGGCTAATGGCGGAAATTAATATCAAAGCTGCGGATATTCTTGGTGCGGCAAGCAAGGCCGGGCGCAAGCTAAAGGATAACACGGCTCAGGATGAAGGGTTTAAGGCGGCAACAGATCAGGCAAGGGTGTTGGCTTATTACCTGACCCTGCTGGTCAAATGGAACAAGTCCATGAATCTGGTAGGTCCACAGGGCTGGGAGCAGGTCTTTCATTCCCTGATCATCGACAGTCTGCATCTTGCTGATTTTCTGGATTCGCTGGAATTGCCCGCCAATCCCGTAACGCTGGATCTCGGATCCGGGGCCGGATTACCCGGAATTCCCCTGCGTGCCCTTTGGCAGGCCGGTGATTACCGTCTGGTGGAATCACGTGAAAAGCGCTGCATTTTCATGCGCACTGCCCTGCGGATGATGAAATTGCCTCGCACAGATGTTTTTCAGGGACGTGCGGAAAAAATTCCGTCCGAAACCCTTCCTGCAGACCTGATTCTCAGCAAGGCCTTCATGCCTTGGAAAGAACTTTTGGAATTCGTTAAGCCTATGCTGGCCGCGCAAGGCAGGATTGTGATCCTGTCCAATGACCCTGCTCCATCTGAGCAGGATCTTGAAGGGCCGGGCTATGAGCTGGAAGATTCAATGCAATACAACGCCGGAGATAAAACTCACTATTTCTGGTGTCTGCGAAGAATGCCTCCGGCGGCTTAAAACTTTTAATAAGCTTCGCATATAGCTTGTTAAAGCTACTTTCAAAATTAAAGCGGCCTTGATTCATTTGAATCAAGGCCGCTTTTTGTTTTGTACGGCAGTAGAAATTATTTTTCTTCTTCCTGACCTGCTCTGGAAAGAGCTTCCAGCAGCCCGCCCTTGAAGATCAGCTTGGTGGCGTGTTCGTCAGCGATTTCCGCGACATCCATAAGCTTTTCAAGGAATTCGAGGATTTCGAATCTTTTTTCTTCAGTTCCGTTATCAAATTCAAATTTCATATCACCGGAAGTCATGTATTCTTCCAGTTTTTCAAGGTAATCCATTTTAAGCATAAGAGTCTCCAGTAACGGGAAATTTATATGTCAAAGCGGCGAAGCCCTAATAAAAAAGTTTTGGATTCTTAAACCCTTTTTAAAGGGTTTAAGCCGCCGGAGGCAAAATCAAATTATCAAAAGCGCAAGCGCATCAATCCATGCCTTTAAACATGATGATAAGGCGAACCGCGAAGTATGGACGCTGCGCGATAGAGCTGCTCAAGGAGCATTGTCCGGGCCAGCTCGTGGGGCAGGGTCATCTTGCTCAAACTAAGTTTGACCCGGGCCGCATTTTTGACTTCGTCAGCCAGCCCGAAAGGACCGCCGATGAGGAAAGTTGGTATTAGATTCGGGTCTTCAGTCCAGCGCTGCAGCTGTTGGGAAAGTTCAACCGAGGTCATTTCCTTGCCTTTCTCATCAAGACAGATGAGCATGTCGGAAGGCTTGAGCTTGGCCATGATGGCCTTGCCTTCGTGTTGTACTTTGTCCATGGGGGGCAGTTTGCCCGGTGCATCCTTGAGAATGGTTTCGTCCAGTTTATGGAAGCGTCCAAGTTTTTTTGTGTAATGGGCGCAGGCATCACGGAAAAACGGTTCCTTGAGCTTGCCGACCCATACAAATTGTATTTTACTCATGTTTAAATTTGTTTAAGTGTTGCGTCCAGCTTGCCGTCTTCAATGTAAACGAGCACGTACCCGCCGCCGGAAGCCATCCCGGGGTTGAAGATGCGGGACTTGCCGATGGAGTCTACTCCGCTTGATTCGTGAATGTGCCCGCAGAGAACGATATCCGGCTGGTGCTTTTCAATGAAACTGCGAACGGCTTTACTGCCTACGTGCATCCCATTGCCGATGACATCCAGTCTGGTGTTGAACGGGGCATCATGGACCACCAGAAGAAGCTGTTCGTAAGCGCCCAGTTCATGATGGGTTTCTTCCAGATATTTTGCCATTTCATCTTCAGATATCTCGCTTGGAGTTCCGAATGGGGTGTTTATGGAGCAGCCTACGCCCATGGTCTTTACGCCTTCTGCAAGTTCACGCACTTCGCAATGCAGATTGGCACCCTTTTCCTTCAAGAACTCGGTGACATTGCTTCTGTCCATATTACCGAGCTGGGCGAGGATGTTCTTGTTTCTGCGGTAGACGCTGTCCCAGACTTTTTCGATAGCCCCTTCCGGGGAATGGTTGGTCAGATCTCCGGTGATGATTACACCGGAAGCATCTTCTAGTCCCGGTAACAGATCAACAAATTTAATACTCTGGTGAACATCGCCGAAAGCGATCCATTTTTTATTGGATTCAGACATACTGTCTCCGATTGTATATGGCTCAGTTAGGATTTTATATGCATTGGTTCCGGAAAATTCTGAATAGCATTAATGGTCCTAAAAACCAATGGTGCCCCGGTCCGTGTGCCGGGCGATCCTGGTATATTTTCGTTATTGTCGCACTTGGTGATTGATTTTTGTAACCTGATTGTGCTTAATTTTCCTAGTCCATGATTGAAACAGAAGAGTAGGTGGCCGAATTGGATAAAGAAATTATTAGACGGCAATTGCTGGAAAGACGTTCTGCCATGCGCGGAACGGATGTGGATTCCATGAGCAGCAATATTGTGGATGCGGTAATGTCCCTTGAGCAATGGGAGCGGGCAGAGGAAGTTCTGCTTTACTGGCCTATCAGGAATGAGGTCGATGTGCGGCCTCTGCTGAAAAATGCATGGGATAGTAATAAAAAGCTGTTCATGCCCTGTTGCCGTAAGAACGAGCCGGGGCAGATGGATTTCGGCGTAGTCAGAGCCGAAGTAGATTTAGCCTCGGGAGCATTCGGTATCAAGGAACCCTGTCGCACTCGTTGTGAATTCCCTGATGCTGTCTCACCTGACTTGATAATTGTTCCCGGCGTGGGATTTGACCGCAGCGGTTTCCGGATCGGTTTCGGGGGCGGCTATTATGACCGCTTTTTGGCCCGGCCGCAGAAAGATGGATTTCTTTCTGTGGGAGTTTGTTACGATTTCCAACTGGTGGAGGGCTTCCCGGTTGAACCTTGGGATAAAGCCGTGCAGCTGGTCTGCACTGATAAGGAAATAATATGGCAAAAATAAATTTTATACCTTTTGTTTTTCCGGGACTGGAGAAGGTTTCGGTTGTTTTCAGTACCAGAGAAGGGGGCAGCTGCAAGTCTCCTTACGATGGAGGAAATATCTCTTATGATGTTGGAGATGATCTTTACGATGTGCGGTCCAACCGTACGGAATTAGCCGCTTCTCTGGGTATTTCTCATTGGCACGAATGCATTCAGGTTCATGGAGATGTTATGCATTATGAACCTGAAGAAGGTTCTCCGGCAGATACTCCCAGTCTTAAGGGGGACGGTCTTGCTACGTCTGCTCCCGGACATGCGCTTGTGATTAAGACTGCGGATTGCCAGCCGATTATGGTCGCCCATAAGAATGGTGATTTTGTAGCTGGATTGCATAATGGCTGGCGGGGGAATGCCATTAATTTTCCGGTCAAAGGAGTGACGGATCTTTGTGAGCGTTATAGCTGTGCTCCTAAGGACCTGCTGGCCGTGCGCGGTCCAAGCTTGAGCCCTGCGGTCTCCCAGTTCATTAATTTTGAATCTGATTTCGGTCCGGGATTTGAGTCATACTTTGACAAGGAATCCAGCACTGTTAACCTCTGGAAGATGACCATTGATCAATTGGTTGAGGCCGGACTTAGGCGGCGGAATATCCATTCCCTTGATCTGTGTACTTATTCCATGGAACAGAGTTTCTTTTCCTATCGCCGGGAAAAGGTTACCGGACGCCAGTGCTCACTTATCTGGATCAAGTAGTTTTTTGTTCTATAGGTAAATAAAAACGCCCCGCAAAGTTTAATTTTGCGGGGCGTTTTGTGTTGTTCTGATTTGTGAGGCTAGGAGTTTTCGTACTTTTCAATAAGTCTGAATACTCTTTCAGCCAGCTGGTTGATTTCAGCTTTGGAGATCTGGTCGTCGGCACCGACTGATTCACCTTTGTGGTACAGGGTGTCGGTGATGATGGAGGAGCAGAGCAGCACCGGGACGTTACGGAGTTCCGGGTCATCCTTAATGCGCTTGGTCAGATTGTGTCCATCCATTACCGGCATTTCAATATCGGTGACTACAATGTCCAGAAAATCGTTGATCGATTTACCTTCGGATTCAGCCCTGCCTTTCCATTCCACGATCTTGTCCCATGCAGCTTTACCGTTGTGGGTTCTGGTTACACGGAATCCGGCATCTTCGAGCATCTGTCCGATCATGCGGCGGATCATGGTGGAGTCGTCGGCAATCAGAGCTTTGAGCTGGCGTTTTTCGATCTTGTCGATCAGTGATGCTTCCGGCATGTCGGTAATATCCATGTCCGGGTTAAGATCGGCAACGATTTTTTCGAGGTCAAGAAGGAATACGATGCGTCCTTCAAGCTTGACCACACCGGTGATGGAGTTAGCGGTAAGCGAGGAAACCTGTTTGCTCGGTGCTTCAACCTGTTCCCAGCTGATGCGGTGAATGCGGGTTACACCGGAAACAAGGAAGGCTGTGGAAATTTTGTTGAATTCGGTGACGATAACTTTGGGGGCTTCGTCTTCAATTCTGTTTTTACCAACCCTGCGGCTGAGATCGATCAGGGGAATGATTTCCGACCTGAGATCAAAAGCACCCAGAACAGCATCGTTTGCTGCATCTGGCATATCGGTCAGCTCAGGCAGGCGAATTATCTCAACGACCTTGGCAACG contains:
- the atpE gene encoding ATP synthase F0 subunit C, which produces MRKALLIVLNTMALVLAAGAAFASGVAPEVASATATATAIGMAIAAAGCGIGQGLGLKAACEGTARNPEAGGKITVTLILGLAFVESLAIYALVVNLILLFANPLIG
- a CDS encoding redox-sensing transcriptional repressor Rex, producing the protein MKTQNIPKATIKRLAVYIQVLTGLKRDGVEVISSEKLARACSVNPSQIRKDLAYFGEFGVRGVGYYVHELISSIKQSLGVDRVWGCALVGVGNLGRALLRHKEFALRGFSIRAAFDCDPYKIGEVVSGLEVVCTRQFKARVEELGLEIGIITTPPERAQRAANYLVDGGIKGIVNFAQARIDVPKNVPVEYVDFTHHFYSVAFNISSME
- a CDS encoding sigma-54 dependent transcriptional regulator, which produces MANVLIIDDDPFIGELLIAIAEAVGHDGEKALTLKEGMALAREERFDVVFLDVILPDGNGLDALPELQQLGNMPEVIIITGQGDSKGAELAINSGAWDYIAKPASREEYMLHMKRVFQYRTEKQSSSPKLGHHNIVGRSDSIVRCLGQAAKAAESHVGVLLLGETGTGKELFARAVHDNSMRRTGPFIIVDCASIPENLVESILFGHERGAFTSADKSQEGLIAKADGGTLFLDEVGELPLSLQKSFLRVLQERTYRPVGGNEEKQSDFRLVAATNRDLDALVQSGRFREDLLYRLQAFTIELPPLRQRGDDINKLSRYYLNKLAVEFNAPPIAISNEFLDALKSYPWPGNVRELFNVLEQVFTSNPGAGEFLPIHLPVRLRVSAAQASVQPKHEAKNSLTLIKGNKSRKPQDRNTDIPMPAVNIPDANKLQSFKEYRDEVIINAEKIYLEQLILISKANMAEAAKISGISVSRLYALLKKHNIKKQYAVE
- a CDS encoding MarR family transcriptional regulator — encoded protein: MIKKHASFGYMNGQMGRLHKAILAEKLKSVGITYGQIGFIMQSLRYPGRSQDELSMILSVDKAATARAVANLIKMGLLYREENPENRRQKLVYPTEKAKAIKEDLHKELMAANKIMISGLSGEEAEKLMELMGKVIDTSRDHLGMPRVWDYL
- a CDS encoding MFS transporter; its protein translation is MDDAKKKAVIFTVAVTQFTMPFMFSAVGITLPVMGREFGASGLDLSLVESVYIGSVAALLLPFGRLADMHGRQPMFRLGVLLFAIFTLLIGFARNIETVICLRMIQGMVGGMGIATNMALLTNSVPKEERGKAMGLAVAAVYVGLSAGPYVGGLVTSHLGWRWIYYLSMIPLGISYYVAHRNLNGKFRPSDEKFDYPGSFVVALSVAAIVFGGTSLGAGWFGPVALIAGLLGVALFIYMQNRAESPLVELTLFKERRDFSDAALVQFINYAGTFGIVFLFSLYMQSVKGFSPHDAGLVLVIQPIVQALLSPLCGRLADKFSPRFLALLGMLACTAGTIMGAMVTAQTSLPYLYTMFVVLGIGFALFSSPNMIILMSSVPPSRYGFASAISGGLRTIGMVFSMVIIAIFLSTIMGKAPVSPEYAAEYLTVMRFSLSSLSVLCGIAVLISIRSVLKRQRVAKNGLCVQSAGNSKEG
- the rsmG gene encoding 16S rRNA (guanine(527)-N(7))-methyltransferase RsmG, whose translation is MAEINIKAADILGAASKAGRKLKDNTAQDEGFKAATDQARVLAYYLTLLVKWNKSMNLVGPQGWEQVFHSLIIDSLHLADFLDSLELPANPVTLDLGSGAGLPGIPLRALWQAGDYRLVESREKRCIFMRTALRMMKLPRTDVFQGRAEKIPSETLPADLILSKAFMPWKELLEFVKPMLAAQGRIVILSNDPAPSEQDLEGPGYELEDSMQYNAGDKTHYFWCLRRMPPAA
- a CDS encoding 23S rRNA (pseudouridine(1915)-N(3))-methyltransferase RlmH, which gives rise to MSKIQFVWVGKLKEPFFRDACAHYTKKLGRFHKLDETILKDAPGKLPPMDKVQHEGKAIMAKLKPSDMLICLDEKGKEMTSVELSQQLQRWTEDPNLIPTFLIGGPFGLADEVKNAARVKLSLSKMTLPHELARTMLLEQLYRAASILRGSPYHHV
- a CDS encoding metallophosphoesterase gives rise to the protein MSESNKKWIAFGDVHQSIKFVDLLPGLEDASGVIITGDLTNHSPEGAIEKVWDSVYRRNKNILAQLGNMDRSNVTEFLKEKGANLHCEVRELAEGVKTMGVGCSINTPFGTPSEISEDEMAKYLEETHHELGAYEQLLLVVHDAPFNTRLDVIGNGMHVGSKAVRSFIEKHQPDIVLCGHIHESSGVDSIGKSRIFNPGMASGGGYVLVYIEDGKLDATLKQI
- a CDS encoding 5-formyltetrahydrofolate cyclo-ligase; protein product: MAELDKEIIRRQLLERRSAMRGTDVDSMSSNIVDAVMSLEQWERAEEVLLYWPIRNEVDVRPLLKNAWDSNKKLFMPCCRKNEPGQMDFGVVRAEVDLASGAFGIKEPCRTRCEFPDAVSPDLIIVPGVGFDRSGFRIGFGGGYYDRFLARPQKDGFLSVGVCYDFQLVEGFPVEPWDKAVQLVCTDKEIIWQK
- a CDS encoding polyphenol oxidase family protein, whose product is MAKINFIPFVFPGLEKVSVVFSTREGGSCKSPYDGGNISYDVGDDLYDVRSNRTELAASLGISHWHECIQVHGDVMHYEPEEGSPADTPSLKGDGLATSAPGHALVIKTADCQPIMVAHKNGDFVAGLHNGWRGNAINFPVKGVTDLCERYSCAPKDLLAVRGPSLSPAVSQFINFESDFGPGFESYFDKESSTVNLWKMTIDQLVEAGLRRRNIHSLDLCTYSMEQSFFSYRREKVTGRQCSLIWIK
- a CDS encoding chemotaxis protein, whose amino-acid sequence is MSQTNILLESGTNELEIVEFYIDEHDTVHDGSTRRNYYGINVAKVVEIIRLPELTDMPDAANDAVLGAFDLRSEIIPLIDLSRRVGKNRIEDEAPKVIVTEFNKISTAFLVSGVTRIHRISWEQVEAPSKQVSSLTANSITGVVKLEGRIVFLLDLEKIVADLNPDMDITDMPEASLIDKIEKRQLKALIADDSTMIRRMIGQMLEDAGFRVTRTHNGKAAWDKIVEWKGRAESEGKSINDFLDIVVTDIEMPVMDGHNLTKRIKDDPELRNVPVLLCSSIITDTLYHKGESVGADDQISKAEINQLAERVFRLIEKYENS